The genomic stretch GGCCACGAACTGGCCGGCGAGGGAATCGGGCTTGCGGCGGGCCTGCGCGGTGAAGCAGCCGACGAACTCCTCGGCCAGCCCGAGCCGGGGGTGGCGGGCGAGCACCTCGGTACGGACGTCGGCCGGCCAGTCCTCGGGCCGGCGCCCGGAGACGTCCAGTCCGGTGGCCAGCTCCAGCAGGTGACCCTCGGGGTCGGCGTCGACGTCGACCTCCGGCCACATGTGCCGGACGATCACCTCGGAGACCCGGCGCCGCCGGTCGGGGTCCCAGCCCGCACCGGCGGCGAACGCCCAGGCAACCGCGCCCCCGGCCTCCTCGAACGGCTCGGTGACGCTGTCGAAGACCGGCACCAGGCCGAGGTCGTGCAGCATCGCGGCGACGTACAGCAGCTCGGCGTCGAAGCCGATGCCGCGGGCCCGGCCGTACTCGGCGGCCCAGAGGTAGGAGCGGTCGCAGTGGGCGAGCAGCGAAGGCGAGGAGAACGCCGCGGTCACCGCACGGGCGGCGCGGGCGACGGCGGAGTCGGGTACCAGGACGACGAGGGGCACGGACAGCAGTCTCGCCGCCGTCCGTGCCCCTCGTCCCGCCGGTCCCGGCCCGATGGCAGGAACCCTGCGGAGGTCGGCAGGGTGACCTGCCGTTCCTCCGCTACCGGGGTCAGCCCCGGCGAGCGGTGCCCTTGGTGCCGCCGCTCTTGCCGCGGTTGGTCATCGACGAGATCGCGCTCTTGATCTTCGCCTGGTTCTGCGGCTTGCGGGCCTCGTCCATCGCCTTCTTGGCCACGCCTGCCTTGGTGAGCTTGCTCATCAGCCCCATGGCTGCCTCCTCGTGTCGCTGCGGTCGTTGCCCGAGTGGGTGCCCTGGAACGGCCAGGCCAACCACGGGGCGGCGATGCGAGGTGCGTCCGTCAGCCGGCGGCGGCCGGGCGGGCGCCCTCCCCGGCCCCGGCACCGTCCTCGTCGCCCTCGCCGCTGTCCCGGGCGAGCAGGTAGGTCGCCCCACCGAGCAGCGCCCCCGCCAGCACCGACAGCACGACGACGACCGGGGTGCTGATCGGCCCGACCACCGCGGTCAGCAGGGACCGGGACTGCGAGGTGGGGTCGGCCAGCACCACCCCGACGAAGACGGCGACCAGCGTCCCGGCGATCCCGGCGAACAGGTGCGCCCCGCGACCGGCCAGCCCGATCCGGGCAGCCAACACCCGCGCGGCGCGCACGATCCGGCCCGCGCGCAGCACCCGGAGCGCGCCGACCGTCCGGATCAGCCGGAGCACCTGGACCGGCCCGACCGCGAGCACGATCGCCAGCAGCACCCCGCCGGTGAGCAGCAGCATCCCCCGGTGACCGCGGATCCAGGCCCGCTTGTCCTCGGCCACCCACAGGAGCACGACCGACTCGGCGACCAGCACCAGGCCGCTCAGCACGTCGACCGCCCGGCCGGCGGTGCCCAGCGTGCCCCCGGCGAAGGTCAGGAACATCGCCGGGATGGAGGCCAGCGCGGCGATCAGCACCGGGAGCGCCAGCCGCCGTTCCCAGCGTTCCTCGCGGCTCATCGCTGCACGGTAACCGCGGCGGGCCCGGAGCCGTTGCAGGTCACATCCAGCCCGGACCTACCGTGGGTCGCATGCAGACCCCTTCGCGCAACCGCGCCGTCGTCGCCACCACGAGCGGCCCGGTCGACGTCCTCACCGACGTCGAGCTCGACGTCCCCACCCCCGGCCCGCGTGACCTGCTGGTCGACGTCCGCGCCGTCTCGGTCAACCCGGTCGACGTGAAGCTGCGGGGCGGCGCCCTGCCCGGCGACGGCGGCCCGCAGGTCCTCGGCTACGACGCCGCCGGGGTCGTGCTCGCGGTGGGCGAGGAGGTCACCGCCTTCACCGTGGGCGACGAGGTGTACTACGCCGGTTCCATCGCCCGGCCGGGGTCGAACCAGCAGGTCCAGCTGGTCGACGAGCGGGTCGCCGGGCACAAGCCCACCTCCCTCGACTTCGCCGAGGCCGCCGCGCTGCCGCTCACCACGATCACCGCCTGGGAGACGCTGTTCGAGCGCTGGCGGCTGTCCGCGGACAGCACCGGCACGTTGCTGGTCATGGGGGCCGCGGGCGGCGTCGGCTCCATCCTCGTGCAGCTCGCGCGGCAGCTCACCGGCCTCACCGTGATCGCCGCGGTGGGCCGCCCGGAGTCCCGCGAGTGGATCAGCGGGCTCGGCGCGCACCACGTCGTCGACCGCAACGACCTGCTCGCGCAGGTCGCCGAGATCGCCCCGCGCGGCGTCGACCTGGTGTTCAGCCCCTTCTCGGCGGGGATGGTCGACACCTACACGCAGGTGATGGCCGTCGGCGGCTCGGTGGTCGCCATCGACGAGCCCGAGGGCGTGGACACCCTGCCGCTGAAGTGGAAGAGCCAGGGCTGGCACTGGGAGTTCATGTTCAGCCGGGTGCTGCACGACCCGGAGAGCACCGCCCACCGGGAGCTGCTCGACGAGGTGGCCCGGCTGGTGGACGCCGGCACGCTGCGCACCACGCTCGGCACCCGGCTGTCGCCGATCGACGCCGCGACCCTGCAGGAAGCGCACCGGCAGCTGGAGTCCTCGGCCACGATCGGCAAGGTCGTGCTCGCCGCGGAGTGATGCACACGGAGTGACCCGTCCCGCCGGTGCTCTGCCGCCCACGAGGCAACGCGAGCAGCAGAGCACCGGCGCCGCCGTCAGGACGACGGGGTCAGGGCGCGGACCCGCTCGATCAGCTCGTCCTTCGCCACCTGCATGAACCCCTCCGGGTCGGGGCCGGCGTTCTGGAAGACGATGTGGTCGAAGCCGGCGTCGACGTAGGGCTGCGCCTGCTGCACGTGCCGGTCGAGGTCCGGGCCGCAGGAGAACTGGCCCTTGATGTCCTCGGCGGTCACCGTGCTGCTGGCGGCGTCGAAGTTGACCGGGTTGGGCAGCTCGCTCATCACCTTCCAGCCCGACAGCGCCCAGCGGCTGGTCTTCAGCGCCTCCTGCGCGGCCGCGTCCTCGTCGGGCGCCCAGGCCATCGGCACCTCGCAGTACTTGGGGCCGCTGCCGCCGTGCTCGGCGTAGGCCTGCACCAGCTCAGGCTTCGGCTCGGTCGCGAACAGGCCGCTGCCGTACTTCGCGGCGAGCTTCGAGGCGCCGGGCCCGCCGCTGGCCACCGCGATCACCGGCAGCTGGTCGGGCAGGTCGAAGACGCGAGCGTCCTCCAGGGTCAGGTACTCGCCCTCGTAGGACTGGTAGCCGCCCTGCCAGAGCAGGTTGATGATCTCCAGGGCCTCGCGGAGCATGTGGTGCCGGATCCGGACCGCGGGCCAGCCACCGCCGACGACGTGCTCGTTGAGCCGCTCCCCGGCGCCGATGCCGAGGGTGAACCGGTTGCCGGAGATGAGCTGCATGGTCGCCGCGGCCTGGGCGATGATCGCCGGGTGGTACCGGACGGTCGGGCAGGTGACCCCGGTGGCCAGCCCGATCCGCTCGGTCTTCGCGGCCATCGAGCCGAGCATCGACCAGGTGAACCCGCTGTGCCCCTGCTCCTCCAGCCACGGGTGGTAGTGGTCGCTGAGCTCGACGAAGTCGAAGCCGGCCTCCTCGGCCGCCACCGTCTGCTCGATGATCTGCATGGGGCTGAACGCCTCGGTGGCGAGCTTGTAACCGACCTGCATCGGGGTTGTCCCTCCGTCGTCTCCGCTGTCGCCTGCCCTCGTGCCCGAGGGCCGCGCAGCGGAAACGGCGGCCCGTGCGTCAGCCGGCCGTGACGGCGGCCAGCGCCCGCGCACCCAGCCGGGCGCCCCACTCCTCGGCCCGCTGCTCCTCCCCCGGCGCCAGCGGGCCGGTCGTGTCGAGGACGAGGAAGTGCTCGGCCGGCGCGATCGACGCACCGCCGTGCGCGCCGAGCAGCTTCTCCTCGGTGCGCGCGGCGTGGTCCAGCCGGGTCAGGAACCGCGGGTGGTCCATCCGGGTGTCGAACGCGCCGACGTGCGTCCCCCCTGCCTCGAACTGCACCCGGCCCAGCCACTCGCGCAGCCCGGTGTGCGGCGAGGACACCTGCGCCCCGCGGTTCACCGCATCCTCGCGCGTGCTGGGGCGGGGCATCGCCATCGCGTGGTTGGGCCCGCCGACGACGAGCAGCGCCACGTCCCGGCCGACCGTCTCCGGCGCACCCGCGGCCGGCACCGCCTCGGCGGGCAGCTGGGTCGCCAGGCCGCGGGCGATCGCCCGGGCGATCGTCTCCGCGTTGCCGAACAGGGACTCGTAGACGACGAGAGCACGCACCGGGACCTCCGAGCTGGGCATCGCCCGCCGCCCACCGGCGGGCATCGCCGAGCGTCGTCCGACTGGGTCGTCCAGGAGCCGGGCACAGCGTCCTGGCAGGCGGGGTCGGAGGTCCCGTCAGCCGCCGACCAGCGCCCAGTCCTCGGCGGCGACGTCGTCGGCCTCGGCCCGGGTGAGCTCGCCGACGTCGACCAGGCGGTCGAGCACGTGCGCCTGCCGTGCTGCGGCCCGCTCCGGGTGGACCAGCGGGTCGTAGGCGCTGGGCGCCTGCAGCAGCCCGGCCAGCAGGCTGGCCTGCGCCCAGCTGAGCTCACCGGGCGCCAGCCCGAAGTAGCCCTGCGCGGCGTCGACCACCCCGGTGAAGCCGTGACCGAGGTAGGCGTCGTCGAGGTACATCCGCAGCAGGTCCTCCTTGGACCACGCGGCGTCCAGCTTGAGCGCGAGCACCACCGCGGAGACGCGGTCCAGCACTCCCGCCTCGCCGTCCTCGTAGACGTTCTTGGCCAGCTGCTGGTCGAGCGTCGACCCGCCCAGGTCCTCCCCGGTCACCGCACCGATGGGCGCCCGCAGCGCGCCCCGCCAGTCGACGCCGATGTGGTGCTCGAAGTGGCTGTCCTCGGTGGCCAGCACCGCCGCGACGACCCGGTCGGGCAGCTCACCCTCCAGCGGCGTGGCGTCGGCGGCGGCCAGCCGCTCGGTGACCCGCTCGCGCGCGTCGCCGACGCCCGGGGTCACCACCCAGGCCACGCCGAGGACGGCGACGCCGAGCACGGCCAGCGCGGCCGCAGCGGCGACCAGCCGGCGCAGCAGCCGGGCCCACCAGGGGCGCTTCCGCGCTCCCGCCGGGCCCGACCGCATCGTGCCGTCGAACCCCTGGCCGTCCTCCTGCCGGTGGCGGGAGGCGGTCGGGTGGGCTGCCAGCACGGGGTTCTCCTCGGTCGGTGCGGTGGACGATCCCAGTCCACCCCGTCCACCGCTGCGCGCGCATCCGCCCGACGGGTGATCATCCGCCGTTCCCGGGTGCGACTCCAGGCTGATCGTGCAACCGGCGGGGTAAACGGGGTGCGCGCTCCCTGGTCAGCGCGTTGACTGCACCGGCTGCGCAGCGCCACCCCTCCCCCGACCGAGAAGAGAAAGGACCATGGAGCAGATCAACGGACGCCTGCTGAGCTGGGCGTCCATCCTGGAGCCGAGCACCCGCGAGCAGGCCGAGCGCACGGCGACGATGCCGTTCATCCAGCCGTACCTCGCGCTGATGCCCGACGCCCACCTGGGCAAGGGGGCCACCGTCGGCTCGGTCATCCCGACCGAGGGCGCGATCATCCCGGCCGCGGTCGGGGTCGACATCGGCTGCGGCATGATGGCCGTGCGCACCCAGTTCGACGCCGCCGACCTGACGGGTGCGGACCTCGGCGTCCTGCACGGCTGGATCTCCCGCGCCGTCCCGCTGTCGGCCGGCCGGTACAACACGAGCGTCAGCGCCACCGCCGAACCGCGCATCGCGGAGCTGCGGGCGATGACGGGCGCCGACCAGGCCGACGGCGTGGTCGGCAACTGGCCGCTGCAGCTGGGCTCGCTCGGCTCGGGCAACCACTTCATCGAGGTGTCGCTGGACGAGCAGGACCGGGTCTGGCTCTTCCTGCACTCCGGCTCGCGCGGCGTGGGCAACAAGCTGGCGTCGGTGCACATCCGCCGGGCGCAGGAGGAGTGCCGGGCGCAGGGCATCGAGCTGCCCGACCGGGACCTCGCGTACCTGGTCGAGGGGACGCCGGAGTTCGACGCCTACATCACCGCACTGCGGTGGGCGCAGCGGTTCGCCTACCTGAACCGCGAGGAGATGATGGACCGCGTCGTCGAGCAGACGGGTCGGTTCCTCCGGGACGACGTCCAGCGGCTGGAGACGGTGAACTGCCACCACAACTACACCGAGCGCGAGCGGCACCAGGGGCGCGACGTGTGGCTGTCCCGCAAGGGCGCGATCAGCGCGCGGGCGGGGCAGGCCGGGCTCATCCCCGGGTCGATGGGGACGGCGTCCTACGTCGTCGAGGGACTGGGCAACGAAGCGGCGCTGCTGTCATCCCCGCACGGTGCGGGTCGGAACCACTCGCGGAACGCGGCCCGGCGGCTGTTCAACCGGGCCGACCTGGAGCAGCGGATGGCCGGCATCGCGTGGGGGCACTCGGACGCGTTCCTCGACGAGCACCCCGACGCCTACAAGGACATCGACGTCGTCATGCGCGACGCCGCCGACCTGGTGTCGATCCGGCACACCCTGCGCCAGGTGGTGAACGTCAAGGGCGACTAGCGCCCTGCCTTCCGCGGAAATGGCCATTTCTGCCCCTCCTCCGAGGGGCGGAAATGGCCATTTCCGGCCCTCAGAGGGAAGCGGCGAGGCGGTCGAGGAAGACGACCTGGCCCTTCACCAGCTTGGTGCGGGCGGCGTCGAGGTCGAACCAGGCGGCGCGGTCGATCTCGGGGAACTCCTGCAGGCGGCCCGACCGCGGCGGCCACTCCAGGGTGAAGGTGTTGCTCACCGCGGCGTCGGCGTCCAGGTCGCCCTCGGCGGCCCAGACGGTGAGCACCTTGCCGCTGGTCACCCGGGCCTCGCCGAGCGGAGTGAAGTCCTGGGCGGGCACCGGCGACCCGAGCTCCTCGGCGAACTCGCGCAGCGCGACGGCGAGCGGCTCCTCGTCGGGCTCCAGCTCGCCCTTCGGGATCGACCAGCCGCCGTCGTCCTTCCGCGCCCAGAACGGCCCGCCCATGTGGCCGATCAGCACCTCCGGGCCGGCCGGCCCGGCGCGGTGGAGCAGGATCCCGGCGCTGCGTCTGGTCGGCACCGGCCCAGTGTCAGGTGTGCAGCCAGGGCGTGATGAACCCGGGCCCGCCCTCCGGGGTGCAGCGCAGACGGACCAGCCCGACCGGCACACCGTCGAGCAGGAACCGCCCCAGCTCGTCGGTGTCCTCGGTCAGCGTGCCGTCGGTGTGCTCGAGGACGACGCGGGCCGGCTGCGCGGGGCTGAGCTCCCCGACGAGCCGTCGGGTGGCGCCCTCGGCCAGCACCTCGACGTCCAGCCGCAGGTCACCGGCGCTGAAGGTGAGCAGCCGGACGTCGTCGCCGGCGGTGCGGACGGCGCGGGCCACCTCGTGCGAGTCGGCGGTCAGCTCGGCGAGCTCGGCGTCGACGGTGCGCCAGGTCAGGGACTGCCGGGCGAACTCGAGCAAGTCCGTCGGCACCGGGTCGCGGTCGCGGGCCACCCGGGCCAGGTCGTGCAGCAGCCGCTCGTCGGCGGCGTCGTCGTGCTCGGGCACCCTGCCCCCTCCCCCGTCAGGACCGGTCATGGACGCCCACCTCCGCCAGGTCGCGGCGCAACTTCTCCAGGCAGCGGCGTCGCGTGGGCCCGATGCTGCCGATCGGCATGCCCAGCAGCTCGGACACCTCGGTGTAGCTCAGCGGCGGCTCGGCCAGCAGCACGCCGAGCAGCTCGCGGCAACGGCCGGTGGTGTTCCGCAGCGCATGCCACACGGCGGTGTCCCGCTCCGCAGTGACCAGCCGGGAGGACACCTCCGGCCCGTCGTCGGGCGTCAGGTCGAGCAGCTCCGGCTCGCGCGCCGTCTCGCGCCCGGACCGGCGGATCACTCTGAGGCACTCGTGCCGGGCGGTGGTGGCGAGCCAGGCACCGACCCGCTCGGGCTCGCGCAGCCGCGGCAGGTGCTCGACCAGCCGCAGCCATGTCGTCTGGAACACGTCGGCGGCGTCGTCTCCCTGCAGGCGGTGGGCCCGTGCCACCGCCCACACCAGGTTGCCGAACCGCTCGACGAGCCCGTTCCACGCGGCCTGGTCGCCCGCCGCGGCGGCGCGGACCAGCGCGGCGACGTCGGTCGCCGGCGAGCCGGTCATGCGGCGTCCCGGCAGCGGCGAACCGCGCGTCCGGGGGCGCGGCGGGGCGGAGAGCATGCAGCACAGAGCACGACCGACGGCGCCTGATACACCCGCCTGCTCATGCGCCCACGCAGAGGAACGCCGCCCCGGTGGCGGCGTCCGCGTCGGATCCGGCGCGAGCCCGGGCGACGGCGGCGGCGAGCGCCGCGGGCACGCTCGCACCCGCGAGCAGCTCGCGGTGCAGGTCGAGCATCAGCGGCGCGGTCTCGGCGTCAGGCACCTGCAGCACCGGCGCCACCACCGAGCGCACGCCCATCGACAGCAGGGTCGCGGCCAGGCCGAGCAGCTCACCGCCGGCCAGGACGGCGGCGGCCCCGGTCTCGCAGGCCGACAGCACGGCGACCTCGGGCGGGTGCTGCAGCCGCTCCAGGTCGTAGCCGGTGAGCGGCCCGTCGGCGAGGTCGACGGCGGAGAACTGCGGGTTGTCGCCGCGGAACCGGCCGTGCGCGGCGAGGTGCACCAGCCGCGCGCCGGACGCCGCGGTGAGCACGTCGGCCACCCGGGCGTCGTCGCCGGCCAGCACCCGGGCGCCTGGGCGCAGGTCGGCCAGCGCCTTCACCTCGGGCTCGGCGTGCGCGAGCCCCGGCCCGGCGGCGAGCACCACCGCGCCGTTCCCGGCCGGCACCGACCGGGCGCGCTGCCACAGGGTCGCCGACGGGGACACCGAGAAGGCGCGCCCCGCGCAGGTGGGCAGCACGCCCCACGGCAGCGCGTGCAGCTGCTCGGTCGGGACGACGACCAGGTCGCGGTCGCCCAGCTCCGCGGACAGCGGCGCGAGCAGCTGGGCGTCGAGCCGGGCGGCAGCGGCCTCCAGCCGGCGCCGCAGCCCGGGTGCCGGGTCGACTCCCGGGGCGGCCATCCGGCGCAGCGCGTGGAAGAGGTGGTGCAGCTCCCGGGTGACCGCCGCGGTCTCGCCGAGCCGGTGCAGCCGGAACCGCCCGCCGACGGCGACCACCGCGACGAGCCG from Modestobacter roseus encodes the following:
- a CDS encoding HD domain-containing protein, with product MPLVVLVPDSAVARAARAVTAAFSSPSLLAHCDRSYLWAAEYGRARGIGFDAELLYVAAMLHDLGLVPVFDSVTEPFEEAGGAVAWAFAAGAGWDPDRRRRVSEVIVRHMWPEVDVDADPEGHLLELATGLDVSGRRPEDWPADVRTEVLARHPRLGLAEEFVGCFTAQARRKPDSLAGQFVAGGFAERVRANPLDR
- a CDS encoding zinc-binding alcohol dehydrogenase family protein; protein product: MQTPSRNRAVVATTSGPVDVLTDVELDVPTPGPRDLLVDVRAVSVNPVDVKLRGGALPGDGGPQVLGYDAAGVVLAVGEEVTAFTVGDEVYYAGSIARPGSNQQVQLVDERVAGHKPTSLDFAEAAALPLTTITAWETLFERWRLSADSTGTLLVMGAAGGVGSILVQLARQLTGLTVIAAVGRPESREWISGLGAHHVVDRNDLLAQVAEIAPRGVDLVFSPFSAGMVDTYTQVMAVGGSVVAIDEPEGVDTLPLKWKSQGWHWEFMFSRVLHDPESTAHRELLDEVARLVDAGTLRTTLGTRLSPIDAATLQEAHRQLESSATIGKVVLAAE
- a CDS encoding TIGR03557 family F420-dependent LLM class oxidoreductase, which codes for MQVGYKLATEAFSPMQIIEQTVAAEEAGFDFVELSDHYHPWLEEQGHSGFTWSMLGSMAAKTERIGLATGVTCPTVRYHPAIIAQAAATMQLISGNRFTLGIGAGERLNEHVVGGGWPAVRIRHHMLREALEIINLLWQGGYQSYEGEYLTLEDARVFDLPDQLPVIAVASGGPGASKLAAKYGSGLFATEPKPELVQAYAEHGGSGPKYCEVPMAWAPDEDAAAQEALKTSRWALSGWKVMSELPNPVNFDAASSTVTAEDIKGQFSCGPDLDRHVQQAQPYVDAGFDHIVFQNAGPDPEGFMQVAKDELIERVRALTPSS
- a CDS encoding flavodoxin translates to MPSSEVPVRALVVYESLFGNAETIARAIARGLATQLPAEAVPAAGAPETVGRDVALLVVGGPNHAMAMPRPSTREDAVNRGAQVSSPHTGLREWLGRVQFEAGGTHVGAFDTRMDHPRFLTRLDHAARTEEKLLGAHGGASIAPAEHFLVLDTTGPLAPGEEQRAEEWGARLGARALAAVTAG
- a CDS encoding biosynthetic peptidoglycan transglycosylase, producing MLAAHPTASRHRQEDGQGFDGTMRSGPAGARKRPWWARLLRRLVAAAAALAVLGVAVLGVAWVVTPGVGDARERVTERLAAADATPLEGELPDRVVAAVLATEDSHFEHHIGVDWRGALRAPIGAVTGEDLGGSTLDQQLAKNVYEDGEAGVLDRVSAVVLALKLDAAWSKEDLLRMYLDDAYLGHGFTGVVDAAQGYFGLAPGELSWAQASLLAGLLQAPSAYDPLVHPERAAARQAHVLDRLVDVGELTRAEADDVAAEDWALVGG
- a CDS encoding RtcB family protein, which encodes MEQINGRLLSWASILEPSTREQAERTATMPFIQPYLALMPDAHLGKGATVGSVIPTEGAIIPAAVGVDIGCGMMAVRTQFDAADLTGADLGVLHGWISRAVPLSAGRYNTSVSATAEPRIAELRAMTGADQADGVVGNWPLQLGSLGSGNHFIEVSLDEQDRVWLFLHSGSRGVGNKLASVHIRRAQEECRAQGIELPDRDLAYLVEGTPEFDAYITALRWAQRFAYLNREEMMDRVVEQTGRFLRDDVQRLETVNCHHNYTERERHQGRDVWLSRKGAISARAGQAGLIPGSMGTASYVVEGLGNEAALLSSPHGAGRNHSRNAARRLFNRADLEQRMAGIAWGHSDAFLDEHPDAYKDIDVVMRDAADLVSIRHTLRQVVNVKGD
- a CDS encoding NUDIX domain-containing protein gives rise to the protein MPTRRSAGILLHRAGPAGPEVLIGHMGGPFWARKDDGGWSIPKGELEPDEEPLAVALREFAEELGSPVPAQDFTPLGEARVTSGKVLTVWAAEGDLDADAAVSNTFTLEWPPRSGRLQEFPEIDRAAWFDLDAARTKLVKGQVVFLDRLAASL
- a CDS encoding RNA polymerase sigma factor, coding for MTGSPATDVAALVRAAAAGDQAAWNGLVERFGNLVWAVARAHRLQGDDAADVFQTTWLRLVEHLPRLREPERVGAWLATTARHECLRVIRRSGRETAREPELLDLTPDDGPEVSSRLVTAERDTAVWHALRNTTGRCRELLGVLLAEPPLSYTEVSELLGMPIGSIGPTRRRCLEKLRRDLAEVGVHDRS